The Porites lutea chromosome 4, jaPorLute2.1, whole genome shotgun sequence genome contains a region encoding:
- the LOC140933400 gene encoding lipopolysaccharide-binding protein-like encodes MKNLLFNLAFPCFISVCFSSERQGYPGIRFRVTSKGLQYADEVGIKVLFKRLREENLKDISHSSKNLEYALSNIKNNRATISSSSFTTAPREGLTLRANGISLDFSGNLRFKKKIGWFQMKDSVRFSFKARGINFRLTVRIGVDSDGRPTVSARVRDCSSSVDSVHVKFSGGYSWLYNLFSSQIDRKVKDELNKLMCKKAREAINNEGAKFMATFPVLQNVSSIAQIDYSVVKRPKFTSRFMDLPLKGEFKAVGNPDSRSPFVPAPLPPLDEVDRMIYIWLTDYLFNTASFVYHEQGALRTIIRPSNVPNNKSLSLNTRTFKTFLYQLYNKYPNRPVFVKAYTTKPPVFASSRNGTNVTVNGNAEIHVVAKNGAPIYALTIGLRAVLSGALGVNHGNLTFHAKSFDIQVHLVKSAIGDIRYNIVMLQMFLDQFIKSAHFVDQLNEYGGRGFPLPLPPHLSWEDTSLITGEGFILVKTNLRHESRR; translated from the exons ATGAAGAATCTATTGTTTAATTTAGCTTTTCCTTGCTTTATTTCTGTGTGCTTCTCGTCTGAACGCCAAGGATATCCTGGAATTCGCTTCAGAGTGACTAGTAAAGGGCTTCAATACG CTGACGAAGTGGGCATCAAAGTGCTGTTTAAAAGGCTGAGGGAGGAAAATCTCAAAGACATCTCTCATTCATCTAAGAACCTCGAATACGCCCTGTCCAA CATCAAGAATAATCGTGCCACCATAAGTTCGTCTTCGTTTACAACGGCTCCTAGAGAGGGACTCACACTGAGGGCTAATGGGATCAGCCTGGACTTCTCTGGAAACCTgcgttttaaaaagaaaattggctG GTTTCAGATGAAAGACAGCGTTAGATTTTCGTTCAAAGCACGTGGAATTAATTTTAGACTGACTGTACGAATTG GAGTTGACTCTGATGGTCGACCCACCGTATCCGCTCGAGTACGGGACTGTTCCTCGTCTGTTGATTCGGTCCACGTTAAATTCTCAGGAGGGTACAG TTGGTTATACAACTTGTTCTCCAGTCAAATAGATAGGAAAGTGAAGGATGAACTTAACAAACTG ATGTGCAAGAAAGCTAGAGAGGCAATAAACAATGAAGGAGCCAAATTTATGGCAACTTTTCCAG TCCTTCAAAACGTAAGCAGTATCGCACAGATCGACTATTCTGTCGTTAAAAGGCCAAAATTCACTTCCAGATTCATGGATTTACCTCTGAAG GGAGAATTCAAAGCAGTTGGAAATCCTGATTCCAGGTCTCCCTTCGTTCCTGCACCATTGCCTCCTCTTGATGAAGTGGACAGGATGATTTATATATGGCTCACTGACTACTTGTTCAACACAGCCAGTTTTGTTTACCACGAGCAGGGAGCTTTACGAACTATTATCAGGCCGAGTAAC GTACCGAATAATAAGAGTCTTTCATTAAACACGAGGACATTTAAGACATTTTTGTATCAG ctTTACAATAAGTATCCCAACCGCCCGGTATTTGTCAAAGCGTACACAACCAAGCCTCCGGTTTTTGCATCGAGTCGAAATGGAACCAATGTAACAGTCAATGGAAATGCGGAAATCCATGTCGTTGCTAAGAATGGAGCCCCCATATATGCCTTGACAATTGGACTG AGAGCTGTTCTTTCTGGTGCACTGGGTGTAAACCACGGCAACTTAACATTCCACGCAAAGTCTTTCGA CATACAAGTGCACCTTGTTAAATCTGCTATTGGTGACATCCGG TATAATATTGTTATGCTTCAGATGTTCCTTGATCAGTTTATAAAATCTGCGCACTTTGTGGATCAGTTGAACG agTATGGAGGCAGGGGCTTCCCGTTACCGCTGCCGCCTCATCTTTCTTGGGAGGACACAAGCCTCATTACCGGAGAG GGTTTTATCCTTGTCAAGACGAACCTCAGACACGAGTCAAGACGTTGA
- the LOC140933017 gene encoding melatonin receptor type 1C-like: MNHSTASQFSLQARGSLQAALEILVTTCLIVCGTCGNALIFIAVWKEKALRTMTNVFVVNLAVTDFLFSTTVLPLTVATFIQGRWTLGMRGCQLQGLMFGTVLNATLMTMTAISINRFIMIRHRARYQTVYTRRNVFCMLAVIWCYAVVSSSRPFYGLGRYYFNQYNGFCSLDKKPGTASRISWVLAYLSLYANIIVIIRCYIGIYRTVSRHRKQIKSAQDCHGRLGTKNRVFGGDDVHIAKTLFIVIILFGICWFPAGIAGIVVVFGVNIPGVLQEILMLTVCLASSVNPIVYVIRNRRFRNIFQRIIKTHVSTMDPVV, from the coding sequence ATGAATCACTCAACAGCGTCGCAATTTTCGCTTCAAGCGCGAGGTTCCCTTCAAGCTGCACTTGAGATACTGGTAACAACCTGTTTAATAGTATGTGGGACATGTGGCAACGCACTGATATTCATCGCGGTCTGGAAAGAAAAGGCACTAAGAACGATGACCAATGTGTTTGTTGTAAACCTAGCAGTGACTGACTTTTTGTTTTCCACAACTGTGTTACCGCTCACTGTTGCGACATTTATCCAGGGCCGGTGGACACTAGGCATGCGTGGTTGTCAGCTGCAGGGCCTCATGTTTGGTACTGTTCTAAACGCAACCCTAATGACCATGACAGCAATAAGCATCAATCGTTTTATCATGATTCGTCACAGGGCAAGGTATCAAACCGTTTACACGAGAAGGAACGTTTTCTGCATGTTGGCGGTAATTTGGTGCTACGCTGTTGTATCATCGAGTCGACCGTTTTATGGGTTGGGAAGATATTACTTTAATCAATACAATGGCTTTTGCTCTTTGGATAAAAAACCTGGAACCGCCAGCAGGATATCATGGGTTCTGGCTTATCTGTCATTATATGCAAATATCATCGTCATAATACGGTGTTATATTGGGATATATCGCACAGTTAGTCGACACAGAAAGCAAATAAAGAGCGCCCAAGACTGCCATGGCAGACTTGGAACGAAAAACCGCGTATTCGGGGGAGACGATGTCCACATTGCAAAAACATTGTTCATCGTGATTATCTTATTTGGAATATGTTGGTTTCCAGCCGGTATCGCgggtattgttgttgtttttggtgtAAATATTCCTGGAGTTTTACAAGAAATTTTAATGTTAACTGTTTGTTTAGCTTCTTCAGTTAATCCAATCGTATATGTTATCAGAAACCGGCGATTTCGGAACATTTTCCAGAGAATAATTAAAACACACGTTTCCACGATGGATCCTGTAGTATAG